The DNA segment CAACATGGAATCAATTATCAGTAAGGAACGGATCATGAAGTTTGTAATTATAATTGCTTTCATGCTTTCCATGCCTGCTATGGCTGAAAATAGCATCTGTTACGGAACAACCTCAAAGGGGCGTTTAGAAAATGGAACAAAACTACCAAGCTCAGGTGATAACTTTGTTACATACAGTAATATTGCTCGGTTGGCAGGAAGAACATACGTCCATTCTCAAGTTAAAGATATCATAGTAAATTCATATAAATCTTTAGAAACGGAGCAGCCCGATAAAGTATTTAAGTATGCTGAAACAGGTTTCGAAGAAGGCGGCCAATTCAAACCACATAAGACACATCGTAATGGCCTATCAGTAGACTTTATGACGCCAGTATTGGACGAGTCAGGCAAGTCAGCACATTTACCAACTCACCCACTAAACAAGTTTGGCTACAACATTGAGTTCGACAGCAAGGGGCAGTATGAAGAATACTCAATCGACTATGTTGCTTTAGCTGCTCATATTGTTGCATTACATAAAAAAGCTTTGGCTCAAGGTGTCGATTTATGGCGGGTTATATTTGATCCTGAACTACAACCCGAACTATTCAAAACGCCATATGGCTCATATCTTAAAAAGCATATTCAGTTTTCTAAAAAACGCTCATGGGTAAGACATGATGAACACTATCATGTGGATTTTGATATTCCATGCAAGGGATTAAACTAGTGAAAAAGGTAGTAGTCCTTGGTGGCTATGGAAATTTTGGTAAAAGAATCGTTGAAAACCTCGCAGGTATTGAAGGCATAACCATACTCATTGCTGGCCGAAATTTAAGTAAGGCATCAGCATTAGTGGAAAGCCTACAGGGTACTTCATCTGCGAGCTTAGAGCCATTAGTGATAGATATCTTGGCTGATGATTTTAAAGAACAATTAACTACCCTTTCACCATACCTTGTTATTCATACCAGTGGCCCGTTTCAAGGACAAGACTATCGTGTGCCAAAAGCCTGTATTGAATGTGGCGCTCATTATATTGATTTGGCAGATGATAGAAAGTTTGTTTGTGACATTACGGAACTTGACACTCAAGCTAAAGAGCAGGCCGTACTAATTGTCAGCGGTGCCAGCTCAGTACCTGGTTTATCATCGGCGGTTGTCGAGCACTATCAAAATCAGTTTAGCACCATTGAATCCATAAATTTGGCTATTGCACCTGGCAATAAGGCTGAGCGTGGTTTGGCAACTGTTGAGGCTATTTTGTCTTACACAGGGCACCCTCTGAATGT comes from the Thalassotalea nanhaiensis genome and includes:
- a CDS encoding penicillin-insensitive murein endopeptidase, which translates into the protein MKFVIIIAFMLSMPAMAENSICYGTTSKGRLENGTKLPSSGDNFVTYSNIARLAGRTYVHSQVKDIIVNSYKSLETEQPDKVFKYAETGFEEGGQFKPHKTHRNGLSVDFMTPVLDESGKSAHLPTHPLNKFGYNIEFDSKGQYEEYSIDYVALAAHIVALHKKALAQGVDLWRVIFDPELQPELFKTPYGSYLKKHIQFSKKRSWVRHDEHYHVDFDIPCKGLN